The following are encoded in a window of Phreatobacter oligotrophus genomic DNA:
- a CDS encoding creatininase family protein, translating into MRIAEMNWMQVEAHVRGDDRAVLPVGSTEQHAGLSLAVDSILSERVAAEAAGPLAVPVFPVVSYGFTPSFVDYPGTVTLRLSTLCALLTDILDGMVRSGFRRITIVNGHGGNSPAHGAILEWLDRNRGCQVKWHNWWNAPKTFAKVQAIDPVASHASWMENFPWTRLPNVASPAHQKPMMDLARFQQLDPGAKKALLGDGNYGGLYQRPDEDMLAIWDVAVEETRALIADGWA; encoded by the coding sequence ATGCGCATCGCCGAGATGAACTGGATGCAGGTCGAGGCCCATGTGCGGGGCGATGACCGCGCCGTGCTGCCCGTCGGCTCCACCGAGCAGCATGCGGGCCTGAGCCTTGCGGTGGACTCCATCCTCTCCGAGCGTGTGGCGGCGGAGGCGGCAGGCCCCCTCGCCGTCCCGGTCTTTCCCGTGGTGAGCTACGGCTTCACGCCGAGCTTCGTCGACTATCCCGGCACGGTGACGCTGCGCCTCTCGACCCTCTGCGCGCTCCTCACCGACATTCTCGACGGCATGGTGCGCTCCGGCTTCCGCCGCATCACCATCGTCAACGGCCATGGCGGCAATTCGCCGGCCCATGGCGCCATCCTCGAATGGCTCGACCGCAACCGCGGCTGCCAGGTGAAGTGGCACAATTGGTGGAACGCGCCCAAAACCTTCGCCAAGGTCCAGGCCATCGATCCCGTCGCCTCGCATGCCTCGTGGATGGAGAACTTCCCCTGGACGCGGCTGCCCAATGTGGCATCCCCCGCCCACCAGAAGCCGATGATGGACCTTGCTCGGTTCCAGCAGCTCGATCCCGGCGCCAAGAAGGCGCTGCTCGGCGACGGCAATTATGGCGGCCTCTACCAGCGCCCCGACGAGGACATGCTCGCCATCTGGGACGTAGCGGTGGAGGAGACCCGCGCCCTCATCGCCGACGGCTGGGCCTGA